The Candidatus Poribacteria bacterium DNA segment ACCCGTTGCTATCGTTTGAAAGGAGTCTAAAAATGGCGAAAGCCCTCTCCCTCGTTGCCTATAACGATTTAGAAAGCCAAATTGAGGCATTGGAAACGGATGGGTATGTCTATTTCCCAAGTGTGCTTGATGCCGATGAAATTGCTGAATTGCGTGCAATGATGGACCGATTAGAGGCGATCCCAGAATCTCATGATCGGGATGAAACACTTGAAAATGGCGACGCATTCCTCCACAAGCTCATCAGCAACTCGTTTAATCGAGACCCGTTGTATCTCCAATTCCTTGACAGATCACCCGTTTTCGAAGTCGCCGAGGCGGCACACGGCGAGGATTTTCATTGCATTGGTATGCATTCGTGGCTGACAGGACCCGGACGTCCGGATCAAGGGTTACACTCGGATTGGCTACCCATCCGTCTCCCCGCAGAGATTCGTTCCGATCCACGCGTCAAGATCCCCATCTTCATCACCACCGCGCATTACTATCTCAACGATATGTATGAAGAATTGGGACCGACGAAGTTTGTGCCGGGCAGTCATCTCTCTGGGGGTTCCCCAAACGGTGCAACCGAGTGGGATAACCGGAGTGAAGAGAGTATCCTATGCAATGCTGGGGATGTGGTGCTTTTCCGTAGCGAAGTCTGGCATCGTGGCTCTGCCAATACGAGTGACGAGGTCCGTTATCTCATGCAGGTACACTATGCACAACGGATGATTACACAGAAGTATCCGCCCTATCTGAATAAATTTCAGTTCGATGCCTCGATTCTCGCCCAAGCGACCCCTCGACAGAAGCGGCTCATGGGCGACCATCGACCCAGTAACTATGATTAGGTAGTCTGTCTATCATATTTTTATTTTCGCATTCACATTAGATTAACAAACTTTAACAAAGGAGTTATCAATGAAAACGCGTTTAATGTCTATCGGTACAAAGTCTATATTTCTCCTATTGATTGGTATTTCCATCTTATTGATGGGGTGTGAGAGAATGCCCCAACAGGCAGGAATTCTTTCAGCTGTGCCCGCAAAACAAGCAACCGCCATGATTGGTTCATTGGGCGACAGTGGCGTAACGGGAATG contains these protein-coding regions:
- a CDS encoding phytanoyl-CoA dioxygenase family protein; amino-acid sequence: MAKALSLVAYNDLESQIEALETDGYVYFPSVLDADEIAELRAMMDRLEAIPESHDRDETLENGDAFLHKLISNSFNRDPLYLQFLDRSPVFEVAEAAHGEDFHCIGMHSWLTGPGRPDQGLHSDWLPIRLPAEIRSDPRVKIPIFITTAHYYLNDMYEELGPTKFVPGSHLSGGSPNGATEWDNRSEESILCNAGDVVLFRSEVWHRGSANTSDEVRYLMQVHYAQRMITQKYPPYLNKFQFDASILAQATPRQKRLMGDHRPSNYD